The genome window tttatttattagaaCTGTTAAAATGAATAGCTTAGACTTGTAGTTTAGATGTCTAGATTCTGACATTTTGGTGTGTTGTTTCCCTTGTTTTCAAGCTCACATTTCCTTTGATTTCTTCGCAATTTCTTGCACATTAGCTGAAGAACTTTCGTTGCTACGTTAcgttgcacacacacacacacgttcGGGATTCGtgcccacacacacagaaagTGCATTAACATCCTGGCACGCCCACTGCCCACTTTTGTGGCAACTTTTTGCCTTGTCCAAATTAAATAATGCGCAAAGTTGAGCAAATTTATAATGTTACTCCGAAATTGTTGAGTGACTTTTGAGTACATTTTTGCTGTCTGGGATAATTGCAAGTTAATTGGTTACGCTTGATAATTACGAATTTATGACAGCAAGATATTCAAAGAACATGGAATGTAGTAAAATAGAATTGTCATTtcaaaatttatgatttagGTAATAGTTGAAGAAGGAAGACCTTGGGCCATAAATAATCTTTTTGGAATAGAGGATTAACTATATTTTATCACGCCATTGAAGTATCGGCTCGAAAACTCCCAATTTATTAAAGGAGATAAATTGCCACCCGAGATCCATTCTCACCGCGAATGAAAAATACCCAGTGTTCAGCTATTTTTTATCGTGTCCCAAAAAAACCGCTTGGAGGCCATTCAATGGCAATGTCAATGTCACTCCAGTGGAAAGGGGAGCAGGGATAATGCCCTTCAATCAAGTTTGTGGCCCCATCGGCTGACGTGACTGTTGCTCATTTCACGCTTGGCCTTCCCATTGTCCTGCTGCCGCCGGCTGATTACCAACGAGTTCGAAGGAAGTCCCGATAAGATTGCAGGTCCATAAACGCCAGGCCTCCTGTTGGAAAAGAAATTTCGAGACATGGCGACGGTTATAGGCGGTGGGACCACAAATCactttgtatttatatatcaCTCGCCTGGTCGACATGGAGCAGTGCGCTTCTGATTCGTGTCAGTGTCAACGTCATCGGCAaactctaaaaaaaaaagaataaataaaaagctttaataaatattgtgtAGCCGAAAATTGGGTTAGTGACTACTTTTGATGTGCTTATTTAGAAAAATAGTTTACTCAATTTATTAAATCATTTGAGTGaggaaaattttaaattataggCCATACTCGCAGGACTTTGTTTAACACACTCCATTTCGTAGGCGACATCTGGAAAATTTGATAAGAGAAATCAGATTAAACCTTTAGTAAGcggcgttttttttttatacatgTAGGTCTCCGATTTTCCACATCTATTCTAACTTCCAGGCCTTCTTTGGTTTCTTGATTTAAAGCTAAGGCTTCACCGGCACCTTTCATAACACTCTTTGAGGAACAGGGTTCATTTGGGTCACTTGATTTGTCACCTGCTCTTGTAGTTTGGTTCTTCTCGTCCTTaccagaaaaaataaatttggaCAAAAGTCCTCCACCACTTCCGCCACTGAAACCATCAGAACCACCACCTTCCTTTCGGGTTTCCTTGCTACCTCCGGCAACATCTTCCTTCTTAGTGTCcttgccaccaccacccccaccACCTTTTTTTCGCCCCTCTTTGCCAGACATAAAGGGTTCCATCATCTCCAGAGGAATAGGATAAATTATCCTTACTCTTCGCTCCGAGGCGATCGATGAAAGGATCTGCAGATGCCTCAGCTAAACCagaaaaatgaatttaatcaAAAGCTTCATAAATCCCAAATTATTACCTGAAGTGTAATCTTGTTCTCCGACATCACATCGGAGGCCTCCTTCAGCGCCTTGGAAGCCTTTAGCTCACCTTCGGCCAGAATTATCTTGGCACGAGCTTCCCTCACAGCCTCGGCCTCGCTGGCCAAGGATCTTTCAAGACTAGTTGGTAATGTGATATCCATTCTGTTCTTAAAATACGTAATCATTAATCAGTTCTGACAACATTCATAAAACATATGCTCACACATCCACCCGCTCGACGCGAACTCCCCAGCGATATGTGATTCCGGCTACTGCCTGCTGAATTTCCCTGGAAAGTTGCTGCCTGGAGGTCAAGAGGACATTAAGCGTCTTGGATCCCACAATATTACGCAGCGTGACCTGGGATATGAGCTGGGTGGCCTGTTTTGCATCGTCCACTTGGATAATGGAGTCAATGGGACTGTAGATGCTGTAGTACACAACGGCATTTACGGTAATCGTAACCGAATCCTTTGTAAGCACATCCTGCGGGCGAACATTGGTCACGTCGGTTCGCATATCTACTCTGTGAGTATCATCGATGCACGGTAGGATGAAGACCAATCCTGGACCTCGAAGACCTTTCCTGGGAGAGATAGAGGTCAAATTAGCCATTAGAAGCTGGTAATGTATGTGAAACTCCACCTAAGACGACCTAGGCGTAGGATAATCATTCGAGAATACTCGGGAACTATGGTTAGACAACAAAACATGGAAAAGGGGAAGGTTATGATCACAAGGAACCAGCAAATTCCGGTTACAACCTTCTCGAACGTGGTATCCTTATTGTCCTCAGCTGAAAAATATGCTGGCTTATAGAAAAGAACCAGGACATTTGGTTAGATTGCCCATACAGGTTTGAATATATCGACTCGGTGGTGGCATAGGTCCACCATCAGCTGAAGGTCTTTTGAATTCCTTGGGGGGTATCTTTTGGTCATGTTTACTCATCTCTGAATTAGATGCCGCATCTTTCCTTTCGTTTTGATCGTTCATAACGCCAATTTTGATAATAAATTTcagtaaaaataaattacgTTTCTTGTGTGTATGATGTTTCATTCAAAGCTTATACtacgaaataaaatatttgacCCAGGAAGACCCCGGATATACCCCTATGAATATTCTCATTTATTTTCGCCATGCAAGTGAGGAAAATTCGAGCAAATAAGAAGGGTGTGTTGAATTGCACATAACCCGAAAGAGCTCAtaaatttcccttttttccaGCTAGAAAAGCTCAACTGCAACCCATTCACTGTCGACCCGCAAAAACACCAAAAGTGCACATTACTCTGCTTATAAGCAAGCCACATTTTTCCACAGAATTCATCGGTGACAGCGGGGGAAAAGGTTCAGCATATGAGATGGGGGATCGGAAGCTAATGGAAATACATATTGGGCAGAGATGTAACCGGCGGCTTTGGTGTCATAAGAAAATTCGTTATTCTTGTTTTCATTTGAAAAATGGGACTAATTAGCAGAGTGCTACATAATACAAAATAAGATGAAGCAATACGCCAAAAGGGGTAAAACATATGCTTACAAAAATGTATTACTTTAAATGAAAGTAGAGTACTtggtatattttattgaggaaCACTTCATATCCTTATCCATTCAAAACTTTTCTAACTTTAAAGTAAGCAGCCTTATTAAAAAGTTATTCAATATGATTTTCCTTGCCAACATTTCTTCTTCGAAATTTCCTCACAACTTATTAAGTATTTCCCTATTGCTCTTACAACTTTGAAACGCACTGTACCGTAGGCCAGAGGTGCCGCGGCAAAAGTGTCAAAATCTGACATGGAAAAATGAACCCAACACGAAGAGCTCCTAATTTTAGTAACAAAAGCGTTTGGCGGGCTTCTTTGTGACGCGGAAAACCCAAAGAACGCTGGAAAGTTGGAAAAGTGGCCGGAAGAAGAAGAGACGGTGCTGGCGAAAAGGCTTTTCCGATGATAATACCTGGCGGCGTGAACGTGACGATGACTGGCACGATAACATTGAAATATTACCTTGGCCAAGTCTCCGTTGCGCCCGCTGCCTAAAGATTCCCGGATGATGGGGCTGCCCAATTTTGCCGGCTCCCATCGTGGGCAATTATAATTAGATGTGACTGACGGTGGGAGCTCAATTAAAAGCCACGTGGTTGGGCGAGCACCAAAAATTGGGTTAAAACGTGCAGCGCACAAATACTCGTGTGCTCGTGTGGAAATGCAGCGCGGCCAAAAAACCGCTCGAAATTGTTTCTATTTCAATTTGCCAGCTTGGTTTTCGGGGTGCGGAAGCGTGACATTTGGACTATGCCGATATTTATGCTTTCCCGGGCTCAAATACCCACATTTACACAACTTTCGGTTGGGGTAACCAAGGGCCGCGGGGGGTGTGGGTGCGGTGGAaaagttttcgttttcgtttccATTTTCATGCCAAATTTCGACACACACATCCGCGTCTGCGGTCAACTCCGGATTCGGTTCCGGATCCGCCCGCCCAACCGGAAGCCTTCGGCAATGCGACGATAGGAAATTGGTTTATTTTATTCCCATGGACGGTTTTCCGCAGCCTTGGGTGTTGCGAAAAGTGGGTGGTTAGCTGTAGGTCGGTCCGTTTTTTTGGAATTTCCAAATTAACATGAACAACGATTTAACGATTTCGCTCTGAAAAATCTaattaagaaaaaaacaatttcCGATTTCATTgcgcatttattttttttttttttttgagggaGGGTGAATAACGAAATAATTAGAGCACCATTAGTTGAATACTTGATGTTTGTTTTTCAGTGAGCTGCGCCAGCTTAAAGCCTACAAATTGACTGGTTCAGCCCCGGTTtttggtggtgctggtgggcCACTCTGCTTGTGCCCTCCGTCTGGCCACGTTCTAATGAAAACGAGTCCCAAATGAAGTTAGAGTCAACAGCAATAGCGGATGGTAATAACTAGGCCAAAATAAGCAGATGGGCAGGATATGGTTGGGGATTTTCATTTGAAACCGATGTTCTAATGcactataaaaaaaaatcttatAAAATTACAGGTAATTAATGAATTGATAAGAAACTATAGGTTGAAGTTTTGTATGACTTAATACTgtcagaaatatttaaaaatgtccTAGCTATGCCAGCTTTCACCCATATTTTacagcaataaaaatagtgtttttaataaatttactttaatataaaaacatttaatttaagaCTTTCAAACTTTAAAAATTCACAGGATATAAAATCAGTTCATCTTTATAGTAAAGTCAAGAGCTGTGTGGTTCTCAAGTATAAACACGAAAACACTCACCACTCCAAAACAAATTGAGATAGCTCTCAGCCAGGGTATAAGGGTCTTTGACCTCATATCCACTGGCCACCAGCCCATTTTGGCAACCCATCGTCCCAGTCACATGCAGCTGAAAATGCATTTGGAGTGTGTGACCGCAGGAGCAcagaaaacccaaaaaaagggCGAATTGAAGCGCCCTGGAGCTTAAGAATGAATGAAGTGGAAGACATGAATGGGAATACGCGAAACAGGATCACACTCATatgaccaaaaaaaaaatataggtTGGCGGAAAAAAGCACAGACTAAATGTGCTCGTTAGTGGTTTTCTGACTGAGTTTTCCATGTCGATTGTCTATTGTGCCTTTTATGTGAATACCCCAGATTCGTTGCCGTATCGCATAAATTCCATCTTCAGCGGCTTCGTTTAGCCAGTTGCCCTGGCCTTTTCCGGAATTTGGCAAAGCCGAATGTTTGACTTTTAAGCAAAGTCAACACgcaatttaaataacaattgGCCCATCTTTTGTGGGTGTcttgtgagtgtgtgtgtgtgaatggATGTGTGTTTGGATGAGTGTCATTAGCAAGACATTTATACGCCTCAGTTGAGCACCCAACACATGTTTATGCATATCAGCAACCTTTTGCCGAGCATAAATTAAGTCAAGGCCAGGATTTTGCTGACAAGGGAAAACATTTTGCCAAACATGTGTGGCTCAGTGTTCAACAAAAGCTTTCTAAGAACCCAGGACTTACGGGGAGCGTTACTTACACAGAGGGATAAGATGCGTAAGTAGCGG of Drosophila mauritiana strain mau12 chromosome 3R, ASM438214v1, whole genome shotgun sequence contains these proteins:
- the LOC117143595 gene encoding band 7 protein AGAP004871 isoform X3; this encodes MTKRYPPRNSKDLQLMVDLCHHRVDIFKPLRTIRIPRSRRKGLRGPGLVFILPCIDDTHRVDMRTDVTNVRPQDVLTKDSVTITVNAVVYYSIYSPIDSIIQVDDAKQATQLISQVTLRNIVGSKTLNVLLTSRQQLSREIQQAVAGITYRWGVRVERVDVMDITLPTSLERSLASEAEAVREARAKIILAEGELKASKALKEASDVMSENKITLQLRHLQILSSIASERRVRIIYPIPLEMMEPFMSGKEGRKKGGGGGGGKDTKKEDVAGGSKETRKEGGGSDGFSGGSGGGLLSKFIFSGKDEKNQTTRAGDKSSDPNEPCSSKSVMKGAGEALALNQETKEGLEVRIDVENRRPTYVAYEMECVKQSPAKFADDVDTDTNQKRTAPCRPGGLAFMDLQSYRDFLRTRW
- the LOC117143595 gene encoding band 7 protein AGAP004871 isoform X1 — translated: MNDQNERKDAASNSEMSKHDQKIPPKEFKRPSADGGPMPPPSRYIQTSEDNKDTTFEKVVTGICWFLVIITFPFSMFCCLTIVPEYSRMIILRLGRLRKGLRGPGLVFILPCIDDTHRVDMRTDVTNVRPQDVLTKDSVTITVNAVVYYSIYSPIDSIIQVDDAKQATQLISQVTLRNIVGSKTLNVLLTSRQQLSREIQQAVAGITYRWGVRVERVDVMDITLPTSLERSLASEAEAVREARAKIILAEGELKASKALKEASDVMSENKITLQLRHLQILSSIASERRVRIIYPIPLEMMEPFMSGKEGRKKGGGGGGGKDTKKEDVAGGSKETRKEGGGSDGFSGGSGGGLLSKFIFSGKDEKNQTTRAGDKSSDPNEPCSSKSVMKGAGEALALNQETKEGLEVRIDVENRRPTYVAYEMECVKQSPAKFADDVDTDTNQKRTAPCRPGGLAFMDLQSYRDFLRTRW
- the LOC117143595 gene encoding band 7 protein AGAP004871 isoform X5, whose translation is MRTDVTNVRPQDVLTKDSVTITVNAVVYYSIYSPIDSIIQVDDAKQATQLISQVTLRNIVGSKTLNVLLTSRQQLSREIQQAVAGITYRWGVRVERVDVMDITLPTSLERSLASEAEAVREARAKIILAEGELKASKALKEASDVMSENKITLQLRHLQILSSIASERRVRIIYPIPLEMMEPFMSGKEGRKKGGGGGGGKDTKKEDVAGGSKETRKEGGGSDGFSGGSGGGLLSKFIFSGKDEKNQTTRAGDKSSDPNEPCSSKSVMKGAGEALALNQETKEGLEVRIDVENRRPTYVAYEMECVKQSPAKFADDVDTDTNQKRTAPCRPGGLAFMDLQSYRDFLRTRW
- the LOC117143595 gene encoding band 7 protein AGAP004871 isoform X4, with the translated sequence MIILRLGRLRKGLRGPGLVFILPCIDDTHRVDMRTDVTNVRPQDVLTKDSVTITVNAVVYYSIYSPIDSIIQVDDAKQATQLISQVTLRNIVGSKTLNVLLTSRQQLSREIQQAVAGITYRWGVRVERVDVMDITLPTSLERSLASEAEAVREARAKIILAEGELKASKALKEASDVMSENKITLQLRHLQILSSIASERRVRIIYPIPLEMMEPFMSGKEGRKKGGGGGGGKDTKKEDVAGGSKETRKEGGGSDGFSGGSGGGLLSKFIFSGKDEKNQTTRAGDKSSDPNEPCSSKSVMKGAGEALALNQETKEGLEVRIDVENRRPTYVAYEMECVKQSPAKFADDVDTDTNQKRTAPCRPGGLAFMDLQSYRDFLRTRW
- the LOC117143595 gene encoding band 7 protein AGAP004871 isoform X2; the protein is MNDQNERKDAASNSEMSKHDQKIPPKEFKRPSADGGPMPPPSRYIQTSEDNKDTTFEKVVTGICWFLVIITFPFSMFCCLTIVPEYSRMIILRLGRLRKGLRGPGLVFILPCIDDTHRVDMRTDVTNVRPQDVLTKDSVTITVNAVVYYSIYSPIDSIIQVDDAKQATQLISQVTLRNIVGSKTLNVLLTSRQQLSREIQQAVAGITYRWGVRVERVDVMDITLPTSLERSLASEAEAVREARAKIILAEGELKASKALKEASDVMSENKITLQLRHLQILSSIASERRVRIIYPIPLEMMEPFMSGKEGRKKGGGGGGGKDTKKEDVAGGSKETRKEGGGSDGFSGGSGGGLLSKFIFSGKDEKNQTTRAGDKSSDPNEPCSSKSVMKGAGEALALNQETKEGLEVRIDVENRRPTYVAYEMECVKQSPASMAYNLKFSSLK